GCTTATGGCAAATCgcatttgtataaacttattaaatattaccgCTAGGATAAACGCATCTGCAACTTCTTGCGCAATTTACTACTGCGAGAACTTGCTTGTCTAAAATCCGCTCTAGTGTTTACTAAACACGTTTTTTGGTTAAGTATCGACATTAAAACGGAgcctaaaataatattcaatataacgGCCAACATTACCAAATCtgtatattactataaatataaattataattactccaTATAGTGTCCACTGATccattatatcaaaatatgtgttaaatatttttattttatagtgtaaTATATAGTTAGACGCTTAagtgaacatatttttttttgtattttaaggtCTTAAACGAAAGAAAGGAAGCTGTATGGAGGGTGTCTGAATCTGcacaatatgaattattgatatCTATCAGGTTCTTCATACCTGATTTATACGTcgaggaaaaaataaaacaagacaaaaaaatataaaagcgcatatataatttaaagagtattttgatgattttattgcaatattaaagTGTACGAAATTCAATAAATCGCTGAAAGTttccatataattaaaaaaacaaaataataaaatttctaattcaattacaataatCCAGAAGAATGGATAGGACATACAACCGACACAAGCGAGTCACATGTACAATGAGattgtattaatttgttttctataCTTTCAACTAACATCTTTACGTGACATATGGGCACGACATCACAGTTACAATTCCTGGGTAATTGAGCTAAGGCCACATCGTCACCAAGGTCTCTTTCAAACATATCCGAGGACGACGGAGAACATACTGTATTGCCATATGCAGTATTAGACACGTTTACAGGTCTAGAAGAACATTCACACCAATCTAACGAATCTTTGCCCTCTAAACAATTTGAATCTACATTAAAACTTTCTGTTAAAGCACAAGCTGCGCTGTGAACGTCAATATTTCTCCGAGATTTCTTTAAAGTGATGTCCTCATCGCCACACGTACTTAATTTTACTTCGCAAAATTCATGCTTTTTATATTCTGTACTCTCGATTGTTTCTCTATGCGATTCTTCTGTAACTCGATCAATTATAGTAATCGGCTTTAGGCCTGTACTTTTCATGATATAAGATACgttttttaattgtgttttattataatctatatatgtTTTCCACATGTCAACAATCTTATCGTTATTTGCTTGAACAACAGATTTCATACAAACACAAGAACCTATATTTCTGTCACAAGAACAATCTACTGTGTATCCAACATATggaaaatttgttattttactagCATTACAATTATCATCATTGCATGTATTAGTTCCATTATTAGTTTTTGCATTCTTATTATTTTCCGTAGCTGTAGCCGTGCAACGTTGTGGATCTAAACCTGGATAACTATATGACCTataatgtattatgtttttCGGAAATCTATTTACATCAAGTCCTTTTGCTACTTTTGTGAATTGATTTACTAATACTTCAGTCGTGCCGAACCCAAATGCAGGCACATATTGTTTCTGGGGAATGTCACAACAGCAATCATGATGGGATTTGGTTACTATCGCCTCGGACTCGTTATATGCGCTTATCTTTTTTATCTCACTTGTCTGAATATTTACGGAagttttttcaaaaacattacaaGATTTTGTTTCCATGCCTAAATTTAAAGGAACTTGAGATGACATATTTTCTGTAACCATTATGGATTTTAGGGAATCCTGTTCAGGTTTACCAATTGTACCTCCCTCAGAGCCGTATGAATGTTGTGTTTCATCATTAACTAAATAACCATTTGCTTGAGGTTTGCATAAATCTTTTACAGGAGTTTCCTCTTCCCATAAAATCTGTCCGGAAACATTTATACCATGTGTTTGATCCATAATATtgcatttacaaatatttttaaacgttcaAAATCGTGTTCAATTAATTTACTAACTCtatccaaaatattttcaatcggAGGCGGATGTTCTTTCGTTGTACATTGACATTGAAGTCGTTGTATTTTCGCCTTTAAGTATTCTTGCAATAAGCTATAAGCCCTATTCCAGCTTCCTTCCATTGGAGGTTTTGAGGAACACCTACAAGAAACATTATTTGTCgtgtctaaaattatttgtttaaccCTATAAATGAGTGTTGaaaagagttttttttcgtCTTCTAGTGGTATACATGACGATTTGCAAGAAGTTCtcttaaaatcatttaatttctctTTTAAATGTTCCTCCAATAGGTGAAACGTATTTTCTTCTAAATTTTTAGTTTCAACTACATCGGTCAGGTTGCAACAAATACAATCTTCTACTTTTAGTTCACCTTTCATGATGTTATCATCCTTTGATTCACCTTCAAATGTATCATTAACATCGATTCCCTTATCAACACTTAGGATGAAGACATCTTTCGGTTTGTTGcaaaaatcagtaataaaatctttaatttcaaCATTGTCTTGACATTGGCAAGTAGGAGGTATATTACAAGATATCGAACAATCATCGCAATGATTTCTTCTAGCCTTTCTGCCCTTCCTTCCCTTTCTTTTCATCTTATTGTAATTAAACTTATTCATTCGATTAAAATCATTATCTGTGTCgtagtcatcatcatcattacaGCCACTGTaatttgtgtgtattttttgtcttttattagattttttatcagCAAGGGTAACACCCAATAACGTAATATCACAATCACATGAAAATAAATCTTTCGTTTTAATTCCCATTTTAGTGGATGAATTATTCTGTAGTAGTTTTCGATCATCATTTCCCATCAGTTTCTCGTCTATTGGCAAAGGTTTTTCAGATGGTATATCTGATTTTGTAGAGGATTTCTTACAGCAACATTTTTTACTAGTGATGCATTTATGAGGTGTACCAGTATCACAATCCTTTTTTTTATCGTCCTTATCATCACATTTACAAAGACTTTCGTTACTTTTGTCTAAATTTACCGCTCCTATATATTCAGACTCTGTGGTTCTTGGTACAACTTGTTGAACTTCTGTATCCTTGATGTATCCTTGATTATCCGTAGAGTGACGTTTCtcgatactttttattatttgtttttctgctTCTTCGTCAAATTCATAACTTACTCTACTgctttttttaacctttatacTCTTTTCACTTGGCATGACATATTggtccattttatatttttttccttgatTAGTTGACGAAACGGTTAGATCACTTTTCCATTTAGCTATAGTTTCTAAAAGTTTATCAATTGATGTATTTGATGGCTTGTTATGAAAACAGACACATTCTTTCTTACAAATAATCTTCGTAGAGGTGTTACTTTGTTTGTCATTGCTGATTTCTTTGAGTGTATTAATTGGTttcgttttctttataatactaGGTATTTGTGACAAAGAACCATTTGATGGACGTGTTTGCTTAGATATTGGTGATACGGGAGCATTGGCAGAATTTTGTTGCCTAGGTATTTGTGTTAAAGGAACATTTAAAAGATTTTGTTCCTTACGTATTTGTGAAGAAGGAATATTGGAAGGGATTTTCTGCAATGAATTTTTGTCATAGTTTTGAACTGTACTCCTCTCTGGAAGTCGTTTATCGTCTTGTGCTATTTTCTTGGCCGCAGTTTGTGT
The sequence above is drawn from the Manduca sexta isolate Smith_Timp_Sample1 chromosome 28, JHU_Msex_v1.0, whole genome shotgun sequence genome and encodes:
- the LOC115450653 gene encoding LOW QUALITY PROTEIN: uncharacterized protein LOC115450653 (The sequence of the model RefSeq protein was modified relative to this genomic sequence to represent the inferred CDS: inserted 1 base in 1 codon), with amino-acid sequence MDQSQKQAEPNEDTNASFTNKSTSLGSLIAWNITKALEKSSQIDIKCAIKAAQARLERDASVVISQCPEERHLECALLAWQQLGHAHADSLYKFYETKKRDQELKANVHANKINDFLKILDFKPTVKNKESKDLKLSKATDSASFNLYSVGPVLKLPIETKVIMRMENSGNIRQSSKKPKADEKNIMNKIDAICCLDSGCIERLSTLDATTSELRLRAGKLAKREAERAELLERAEAAWKNLELGYHRRLTLAEEKEDDISKQSQKLIEERNSYKTVCTTLVQQLKERGEAAEKDQVKLSEVEKTVYDRACVRLRLSEQVAKGESALAEQHCRGAQADRDLQFKEEEARRKLHNMESELESTRALTHDAERALRAELGALKEQVARVSQLLLAEDADTGQIKKELEELQLEKMGMVEDLDGCKVMCENRMEGKMNELKAKKQQLNELNDKVIECRCNFPIDATVEVKRTASLAALCHCTPEDKNLDSCSCTSLRSQLLSNLLADLFGGLLTELGWTGSQMPCQLLKCLEDSHNWDRSSVLKTNLRSFFARLLVGELDIAIATSIEKYHAKWVGATCADITRTIPNIRESDSIAWQDCAMERRAQKLATKLAEQLFKDRADELAQRAKDIVTSGPPPCECGPQSAAYSCIVKQPTITAGNTKGGETISPYWRRTQNDVTQLRLQVESLKKDAIKKVDLKTMEENIAKLVERTSVQDSVIALTADRTEEATMSTKPLNLTCSSTKRKSSLINGPKKGNKKICNMTYQTDKSAKSFNKLKQTFAVNLCLCGTQTAAKKIAQDDKRLPERSTVQNYDKNSLQKIPSNIPSSQIRKEQNLLNVPLTQIPRQQNSANAPVSPISKQTRPSNGSLSQIPSIIKKTKPINTLKEISNDKQSNTSTKIICKKECVCFHNKPSNTSIDKLLETIAKWKSDLTVSSTNQGKKYKMDQYVMPSEKSIKVKKSSRVSYEFDEEAEKQIIKSIEKRHSTDNQGYIKDTEVQQVVPRTTESEYIGAVNLDKSNESLCKCDDKDDKKKDCDTGTPHKCITSKKCCCKKSSTKSDIPSEKPLPIDEKLMGNDDRKLLQNNSSTKMGIKTKDLFSCDCDITLLGVTLADKKSNKRQKIHTNYSGCNDDDDYDTDNDFNRMNKFNYNKMKRKGRKGRKARRNHCDDCSISCNIPPTCQCQDNVEIKDFITDFCNKPKDVFILSVDKGIDVNDTFEGESKDDNIMKGELKVEDCICCNLTDVVETKNLEENTFHLLEEHLKEKLNDFKRTSCKSSCIPLEDEKKLFSTLIYRVKQIILDTTNNVSCRCSSKPPMEGSWNRAYSLLQEYLKAKIQRLQCQCTTKEHPPPIENILDRVSKLIEHDFERLKXICKCNIMDQTHGINVSGQILWEEETPVKDLCKPQANGYLVNDETQHSYGSEGGTIGKPEQDSLKSIMVTENMSSQVPLNLGMETKSCNVFEKTSVNIQTSEIKKISAYNESEAIVTKSHHDCCCDIPQKQYVPAFGFGTTEVLVNQFTKVAKGLDVNRFPKNIIHYRSYSYPGLDPQRCTATATENNKNAKTNNGTNTCNDDNCNASKITNFPYVGYTVDCSCDRNIGSCVCMKSVVQANNDKIVDMWKTYIDYNKTQLKNVSYIMKSTGLKPITIIDRVTEESHRETIESTEYKKHEFCEVKLSTCGDEDITLKKSRRNIDVHSAACALTESFNVDSNCLEGKDSLDWCECSSRPVNVSNTAYGNTVCSPSSSDMFERDLGDDVALAQLPRNCNCDVVPICHVKMLVESIENKLIQSHCTCDSLVSVVCPIHSSGLL